Genomic DNA from Meleagris gallopavo isolate NT-WF06-2002-E0010 breed Aviagen turkey brand Nicholas breeding stock unplaced genomic scaffold, Turkey_5.1 ChrUn_random_7180001951877, whole genome shotgun sequence:
TTCTTAACCCCACTCCTTTGGGATAAATCCCCCCCAGAAGggattttttccatttctgggGACACAAAATGCTCAAGGGAagggttttgcttttgttttcccccaCTCACCAGAACTCCCCATCCTCCATTCTCACCATCAGCTGCTGCCTCAGCGCCGGCTCCACCGCGTTCCACTCGGAGGAGCTGAGACAACCAACAGCCATCAGCGCATCGGTTTCCCCCCCCGCCCCCCATTCCCTCGTTAATTAACGCTAACGAAGGGCACGGCCTTACTTATCACTCCAGGCTCCAGTCCATTCCACTTCCCCCCACGGGTTCCGCATACGGATCAGCCCCAGCGACTGCCCCCGGTAGCTGATCTGCAAAGGGCAACAACGTGAGGGCCGTGACCCAAAACTGGGGTTT
This window encodes:
- the LOC104916947 gene encoding calpain-1 catalytic subunit-like: MEAVTFKKLVKGHAYSVTGAKQISYRGQSLGLIRMRNPWGEVEWTGAWSDNSSEWNAVEPALRQQLMVRMEDGEFW